Below is a genomic region from Deltaproteobacteria bacterium.
GATTATCTCGCAGGGGCTGCTGCCGCCTGTCGCGAGCTGATCTTCATGACTGCCACTTCTTCTGTCGGTCTGGATCATATGACCGAGACGACACGTTCGCTTGGGGCCAGTGGGCTTGGAAATATCATGCTCATCAATGTCTATCGAGCCACCGCCAATTATCCCCTCTGCATCGAAGGAGACCCTTCGGATACGCTGGCCCATCGGGATGACGGCTGGATCCAGGTGGTCTGCCGCGGGAAACAACAAATCTACGACACACTTCTCCAGCTTCCCTGCATCGGGATGCACCCTGATATCCTGATCCCGACAATGCCCGGCTTCTACGGAATCAAGGACAGCCATCGCAGCGAACCGTTTTTTGTCGAACCGGATGAAAAGATCCATTCCTTTCAGGACAGTCTTTTGCCCGATCATTGCCATCTTCCCGGACTCATCACAGGTGACACCTCCATGGGCAATTGTGTGACGAGCCCCTATTTTCAGGGATTCAAATGGGAACAGAGGCAGAGACTCGATCGTGTCTTTCACATCTTAAAAAGGACCTCAGCTGAATTTCAGCGGGAATTTGGTCGGCCGGGGATTGAACCGATCGAGACCTATTCCCTGGACGACTCCCCTCCGGTCATCCTCGTCGCCATGGGACCCGATACCACCACTGCATGGGAGGTACTTCGCCAGAAACGACAGGAGGGACAAAAAATCGGCCTCGTCGTGATCCGACTCCTCACTCCTTTTCCCCTCAATCTCGTCCGGCAGGCGCTTCGCTCCGCAGAAGCGGTGGGGGTTGTAAACAACGCCTTTCAATCAGAACGCGGGCATCTCACGGCGCTCGTGAGCGAGGCGGTCAACAATCTCCCGATAAAAACGGTCGGGTTCTTTACCGGCCTCGGCGCCGCCGACATCTCGACAGACTCATGGGAAAAGATGATCCGGCTGACGACGACCCTGAAAGAAGGGGGAAGCTGCTTCATCTATCGGGGGGAGGCGCTATGACGATCCGACAACTTCCTCCGTATAAGGAAATGGCCAGAAAGGACTCCTGCTTCCGACCCGGCTCGACCTTGTGTGTCGGATGCATGGAATCGATCGCATTCCAGAATTTCGGGCGAGTGACGGACAACGGGACCAAAACCATCTACACGATGGGGACCTTCTGCGGCGAGGTGTCGACACTCTTCTGGCCTGGGGTAATCTCCTGGGGGCGTGGAGAGACGGAACCAGCAGCTTTTGAAAAATCATTTTCCATTATTCATAACGTTTTTGAATCCGCCCCGACAGTCGCCGAGGGGATCCGGGATACCGCCGATATCCTGACCGAACTGGGGGCGCTTCAGAAACCGATTCAGGTTGTTTCGAACTCCGGAGATGGGGGCGCGCTCGTCATCGGGCTTCGATCACTGCTGCATACGATTCAACGAAAGACACGCATCACGGTTGTCGTCATGATCAACGAATTTTTTGCGAACACCGGCTTTCAATTCGCCTCAACAACAACCCCCTATTCGGAAACCTCCACAACCCCCCCAGGGGAATTTATCCCCGGAAATCTCTCGGAACCGATGAATCATATCGGACTTGTCTTGATGGCAGGGGCCGGTTACGTCGCCCAAGTCTCACCGGCATTTCCGAAGGAGTTCACGGAGGCGTGTGAAAAGGCGCTTGCCTGTCCGGAAACATCGGTCCTCTTCGTCCCCTCCCCTTGCATCGCGGGGTGGAAGTATGAAGAGGGGAAGACGATTGAGCTTGCCAAGCTCGCCTCCGAATCAGGTCTCTTCCCAACCTTCCTAAAGGAAAAAGGAAAGGAAGGAATCATGAAATATGTCGCGCCTGATTCGACCCGATCCCAAAAACTGCTAAACTTTCTCAGTGAGCAGAGGCGATTTAATCACCTCGTCCGAAAAAACAAAGAGGATCTCCCTTCCGTCGTGTCAGGACGGGAAAAAGAATTGAAAACAATCGAGGAATGGATCGCTAAGAACCTGAAGAACTTGAACGCCCTCTCGAAATGGGATCAGTGACCTGATCCTCGTCATACCCTCTTGTCCATGATTCACTCATAATGTTAAAGTTAAGTTTTGAAGAATACTGAAAAAAGGGAGGTGTCTTATGGTGAAAGAAACCATTGTCGAACCGACCGATGCCCTCATCCTAATCGACATCCAGAAAGACTTCTTTGAAGGGGGATTCTTCCCGGTCAAGGGGGCCGATGAGATCCTGAAGCCATTGCTCTCCGTCATGAGTCTCTTCCCTCTGATCGTCGCCACGCAGGACTGGCATTATATTGAACAGTTCACCCACCAGAAGGAGGGGGTTTACGAAACTGGACACTGCATTGAAAGGACCCCCGGGGCTGATCTCCATCCCCTCCTCGCCAATCAACATCTCGACCTCACGATTCGGAGGGGACCAAAAAAGGATGGGGAGTCATTCTCGGTCTTTGAACAAAGCGAGCTTGCAACCTGGCTGCTTCGAAAGAGGTGCCGCCGGATCTTCGTGATGGGATTCACGACCGAGTATGGTGTGAAAGAAACCGTTCTTGACGGTCTCAAACGGGGATTCAAGGTCTTCGTCATTGAGGAAGGGGTAAAATCCCGAGGCTCCGCTACAGAAGGAGCTAAGGCGCTGGACGAGATGAAACGGGCCGGGGCTCATCTGGTCTCCGAGGAAGAGCTTGTCCCGGAAAAGGGTCGCGTGACTGTCGGGGAATAGATTCAGATCTGATCGATCGTCGTTCCTTCCGCCCACTTCCGGAAGGCTGACTTGACCTCTTTCCAGGAAGAATGGAGGGGACAGTGGTGGGCCCCTCCGCACCGCTTCCAGCCAAAAATGCAATGTCCGTCCCCTGATGGATAACCGATGGCCCTTAAAATATCATCGATCCGGATTGATTCCGGGGGAGAGGCGAGTCGGTATCCGCCATCAGGCCCCTTGCGGGAGAGAAGAAGTCTCTTGCGAACGAGCGATCTCAAGACTTTAAAGAGAAAAGGAAGGGGAACATGGGTTAATCGGGCGAGGTCGCTGGCGTTAATCCCTCGATCAACACCCTGTCTCATGATCTCAACCATCACTCGCAACGCATATTCTGCTGTCTTCGGAAGCTGCATAAAAAATATTCTAAGATGAACCATACCGAAATCACCTGACCACAATCATGTGATCGGCTGATTCGAATCATTCTCTCGAGACACGACTTCTCGATAATGGACCTTGATGTCCAAAATACATCCCCTTTCTCGGCGTGAGTTCTTAAAAAAGGCAGGGCTAGGTGCAGGGGCTTATGCACTTTTATCGTCCAGCACCTACGCCTATTTAAAACCGATTGTCGGGGTTGATAACCCGCTCGAATTTTATCCTTCACGCGACTGGGAAAAGGTCTACCGGGATCAATATCGATACGATTCTTCCTTCACGTTTGTCTGTTCCCCGAATGACACCCATGCCTGTCGCGTGCGGGCCTTTGTCCGCAATGGGATCCTGGTCCGGACAGAGCAGAACTATGATGTCCAGAGATATTCCGATCTTTACGGCAACAAGGCCTCCCCGAACTGGAATCCACGCATGTGTCCGAAGGGGTATACCCTGGCACAACGGATGTACGGTCCGAATCGGCTCAAGGATCCCGTGGTGCGCAAGGGATGGCGTGCGTGGGTCAAGGATGGCTGTCCCTATCTGACCCCGGAACTCAAAAAGAAATACAAGTTTGACAGTCGCGGAAGCGACGAACTCCAATTCATCGCATGGGACGAGGCGTATGATCTGGCCGCTCGGGCGATGATTGCGATTGCCACTATGTACAATGGTGACGAGGGGGCCAAACGGCTTGCCGAAGAGGGATACGTTCCCGAGATGATCCAGCGGATGGAGGGATCGGGGATGCGCACCCTGAAATACCGCGGTGGGATGGGACTCCTCGGGGTCATCGGAAAGTTCGGGATGTATCGCTTCTCGAACATGATGGCGCTGGTCGACAGCCACCTCCGTGGCGTAGAAGAAAAAGAGGCGAAGGGGGGGCGGAGTTGGGACAACTACACCGAACATGGGGACCAAGCCCCCGGCTATCCTTTTGTCCACGGACTCCAGACCTCCGATTGCGATTTTAATGACCTCCGCTTTACGAAGCTTCATATCCAATGCGGCAAGAACCTCGTCGAGAACAAGATGCCGGAGTCCCACTGGTTTATCGAATCAATTGAGCGAGGGGCGAAGGTCGTCACAATCACGCCGGAATACAGCCCACCCGCAACCAAATCGGATTACTGGATCCCGGTCCGACCCGCCTCCGATGCGGCAATTTTTCTTGGGATTGCGAAGATCCTGATCGACCGGAAGTGGTACGATGCCGAGTTCGTCAAAAAATTTACCGATCTCCCGCTTCTGGTCCGGACGGACAACCTCAAACGCCTGCATGCCGCCGAGGTTTTCCCCGGATACCAGCCGGGGTTGAGTCCCGAGGGGGCAAGCCTCAAGGAGCAAGGTCTTACGAAGGAACAATACGGGCAGTTGGGAGATTTTGTCGTGCGAGACACCGTCTCCGGCGATTTCAAGGCGGTCACGCGTGACGACGTCGGAAACCATCTGAAGGAAAAAGGGATCGATCCGGTTCTCGAATGGAGAGGCATGGTCAAAATGGCCGATGGAACCACTGTCGAGACAACGACACTATGGGAGGCGTACAAGATCCACCTCAAGGACTACGACCTCGACACCGTCGCCGAAGTCACTCAGGCACCGAAAGGGTTGATCGAACAGCTGGCGAAGGACCTTGCAACAATCAAACCGGCCGCGATCCATATGGGTGAGGGGATCAATCACTGGTTCCATGCGACCGAGGTGAATCGAGCGACGCTGCTCCCGCTCATGCTGACCGGAAACATCGGGCAGCAGGGGGCTGGCTCATTCACCTGGGCGGGCAATTATAAATCGGCCAATTTTCAGGCGGCTCCGGGTGTCGGCGCTGGCTTGGGTGTCTGGGTCGCCGAGGACCCGTTTCATCCCACGCTTGATTCCAAAACTCCCGGCAAGGACGTGCAGGTTAAAAACTACGCCCTCGAGGAAGGGGCCTCTTATTGGGCGCACGGAGATCATCCGCTGATCGTTGAAACCCCAAAGTTTGGTCGGAAGATGTTTACCGGAAAGACCCACATGCCCTCTCCGACGAAGGGGATGTGGTTCACCAACGTGAATCACATTAATAATTCGAAGTGGGCCTACCAGGTGATCAAGAACGTCTTGCCGACCTGCAACATGATCGCCGTGACGGATGTCGAACTGAACGGAACGATCGAATATGCCGACATCGCCTTCCCGGCCAGTTGGTGGGCGGAAATCGAAAACTACGAGGTCACCAGCTCCTGCTCCAATCCGTTCCTCCAGATCTGGAAGGGATCGCTCAAGCCTCCTCTCAATACAAAAGACGACGTCCAGATCCTCGCGGGAGTTGCGAAGCGGTTGGGGGAAATTTTGGGCGACCGGCGGTTTGAGGATTATTGGAAATTTGTCCACCAGAAAAAGACAGAGGTTTATATCCAGAGACTCCTCGATGCCTCGATGACACTCCACGGTTACCGTTTCGATGACATTATCACAGGGAAATATGGGGAACCGGGGGCTGCCCTGATGCTCTACAGGACCTATCCCCGCATCCCCTTCTGGGAACAGGTCCACGAGGACAAGCCTTTCTTTACCGATACCGGCAGACTCAACAGTTATTGCGACATCCCGGAGGCGATCGAATACGGGGAAAATTTTATTGTCCACCGCGAGGGACCGGAGGCGACCCCTTACCTCCCCAACGCCATCCTTTCCACCAATCCCCTGGTTCGCCCGGAAGATTATGGAATCCCACCGGACGATATGGAGGCGGAGGCGCGTCACGTCCGCAATATCAAGATGTCCTGGCAACAACTCAAGGGGACCGAAAATCCGCTCTGGAGGCAGGGGTTTCAGTTTTACTGTGTCACCCCGAAGACGCGGCACACCGTCCATTCGCAGTGGTCCAATGTCACCTGGAATCGTGTCTGGGCAAGCAACTTCGCCGACCAGTTGCGTGAGGACAAGCGGCAACCGGACGCTGCCGATCATCAAGTCCATATCAATCCGCAGGCGGCGAAGGACCTTGGGATCAACGACGGTGATTATGTCTATGTCGACGCCAACCCTGCAGACCGACCCTACATTGGTTGGAAGCCGGACGACCCCTTTTATAAGGTGGCGCGTCTCATGCTCCGCGCGAAGTACAATCCGGCCTATCCCTATCACGTGATAATGATCAAACATGGGACATGGATCGCGACGGAAAAGACCGTCAAGGCCCACGAAACCCGTCCTGACGGCCGGGCGCTTTCGGAGACCGGCTACCAGGCAAATTTCCGGTACGGTTCCCAGCAAAGCATCACGCGCGAATGGGCGATGCCGATGCACCAAACCGACACCCTCTTTCACAAGGCAAGATTGGGGCAGAGGTTTCTCTTCGGCGGCGAGGCGGACAACCACATGATCAATACCGTCCCGAAGGAAACGCTGGTTCGCGTGGTCAAGGCGGAGGATGGCGGGCTCGGAGGCAAGGGAAAGTGGGAGGGTGCGACGACGGGCCACACGCCCGGAGATGAAAACAGAGAGATGCAGATCTATCTCGCAGGAAGGTTTATCAAAAATGGCTGAAGAGGAAAACAAAGTGTCGGCGAGTGCAGGATCTGGCTTTGCCAGTCCGGAGCGAGAGGGGACCGGGGGGAAGGGGCCCTCTTCCGCTTGCGGAAGGGGCAGCGTTCCCCCCGATCCAGAAGACCCGTTTGAGATGGTCCAGCAGTTTATCGACGTGCCGGCGGATGACCGGTTCTACGATCAGATGGCCCGGACGTTCATCGAGGAATATTTAATGATGGGATGGAGTGACGAAGAAATCTTCAGTCTCTTTCAGGAACCTTTTTACAGAGGCACGCATGATATTTTGCAAAAGAAGGGTGAGGCCTTCGTGAAGAGCCTGATCCATGAGGTGAGACATGGCTAAGGTGTACAACTGGCAGATCGGGCGCGAGATGGATTATCCGTATGACGAGATCCATCCGAAACGGCAATTCGCCGCCGTTTTTAACACGAATCGTTGCATCGCCTGCCAGACCTGTTCGATGGCCTGCAAGTCGACCTGGACCTTCTCGAAGGGGCAGGAATATATGTGGTGGAATAACGTCGAGACAAAGCCTTACGGAGGGTATCCACGCAACTGGGATCTGAAAATCCTCTCTCTCCTGGCCAAGGCGGATCCGACCGGAGAAAAAACGATCTTTGAGGCGGCTCCCAGCGGAGAGAGGGTCTTGGGTTATCTGCCGGACGATCAGGAATGGAAGGCACCGAATCTCTACGAAGATACCTCCACAAAATACGATTCCGGTTCTGCCTTGGGCCTTTCCGGAAAAGGGGTCAGTCTCCCCGAGCATAAGGCCTGGTTCTTCTACCTCCAGAGAATTTGTAACCACTGCACCTACCCTGCCTGCCTGGCCGCTTGTCCGCGCAAGGCGATCTATAAACGGCCGGAAGATGGGATCGTCCTGATCGATCAAGAGCGTTGTCGAGGTTACCGAAAATGTATGGAGGCCTGCCCTTACAAGAAACCGATGTTCAATGCCGAGACGCGCGTCTCGGAAAAATGCATCGCCTGTTACCCAAGGATCGAGGGAAAAGACCCCCTCCTCAAGGGAAGGCGGATGGAGACCCGCTGCATGTCGGCCTGTGTCGGACAGATTCGTTTGCAGGGACTGGTCGATATCAACAAGGACGGCAGCTGGACCGAAAACCAAAAAAGTCCGCTCTACTATCTCATCAAGAAAACGAAGATCGCCCTCCCGCTCTATCCGCAGTTCGGGACGGAACCGAATATTTACTACATCCCGCCACGTTGGGTTCCGAAATCCTACCTCCATCAGATGTTTGGACAGGGCGTCGATGAGGCGATCGACAGATACCTGGCACCCGATCGCGAATTGCTGGCGGTCCTTCAACTCTTCCGGCGGAGTCAGGAGATCATCTTCCGCTATGAGATTGAAGAAGGGCCGAAGGTCTTTGAGACGACTGTTCATGGGAAGCCGTTTTCTCTCTACAACGACACGATCATCGCCTTCGCAGAGGATGGGAAAGAAATCTTCCGAACGACGGTAGAGGAGCCGGTTCATATCCGACCCAAGGAGCGAACCAATGCTGTTTAAGTTGTTTCTCCCCCTTATTGCCTTCGTTTTTGGCTGTGCGGCTGGAGCCAAAACAGATCCGATGGCGGAGGAGCTTTTGTCCAAGCTCTCTCAAGAGGGGAACCTGATCACCGTCGCTCAAGCAAAAGGGGAAATCCCTACCGACCCCACAGATCCCGCATGGCAAACAACACCGGAATCAATAATTCCACTCGTCTCACAAACCTCTCTCTCCCCCAAAACCCCCGTCTTTCAAAGAACCGATATCTCCGTTCGTGTGCTTTATGCCGGCAAAGAGATCGGTTTCCTGATCTCCTGGAGTGACCCGACCCGGAGTGAGAGCGAGGCAGGTGTCACAAAATTTCGCGATGCGGTCGCGATCGGGTTTGCGCCGAACCTCAAAAATGCCGATTCGCTTCCTTACATCGGAATGGGAAACAAGGGGCGTCCGATGGCTATCTGGCACTGGAAGGCAAGCTGGCAAGAGGATGTCAACCAC
It encodes:
- a CDS encoding isochorismatase family protein, with protein sequence MVKETIVEPTDALILIDIQKDFFEGGFFPVKGADEILKPLLSVMSLFPLIVATQDWHYIEQFTHQKEGVYETGHCIERTPGADLHPLLANQHLDLTIRRGPKKDGESFSVFEQSELATWLLRKRCRRIFVMGFTTEYGVKETVLDGLKRGFKVFVIEEGVKSRGSATEGAKALDEMKRAGAHLVSEEELVPEKGRVTVGE
- a CDS encoding Rrf2 family transcriptional regulator, with the protein product MVHLRIFFMQLPKTAEYALRVMVEIMRQGVDRGINASDLARLTHVPLPFLFKVLRSLVRKRLLLSRKGPDGGYRLASPPESIRIDDILRAIGYPSGDGHCIFGWKRCGGAHHCPLHSSWKEVKSAFRKWAEGTTIDQI
- a CDS encoding molybdopterin-dependent oxidoreductase codes for the protein MSKIHPLSRREFLKKAGLGAGAYALLSSSTYAYLKPIVGVDNPLEFYPSRDWEKVYRDQYRYDSSFTFVCSPNDTHACRVRAFVRNGILVRTEQNYDVQRYSDLYGNKASPNWNPRMCPKGYTLAQRMYGPNRLKDPVVRKGWRAWVKDGCPYLTPELKKKYKFDSRGSDELQFIAWDEAYDLAARAMIAIATMYNGDEGAKRLAEEGYVPEMIQRMEGSGMRTLKYRGGMGLLGVIGKFGMYRFSNMMALVDSHLRGVEEKEAKGGRSWDNYTEHGDQAPGYPFVHGLQTSDCDFNDLRFTKLHIQCGKNLVENKMPESHWFIESIERGAKVVTITPEYSPPATKSDYWIPVRPASDAAIFLGIAKILIDRKWYDAEFVKKFTDLPLLVRTDNLKRLHAAEVFPGYQPGLSPEGASLKEQGLTKEQYGQLGDFVVRDTVSGDFKAVTRDDVGNHLKEKGIDPVLEWRGMVKMADGTTVETTTLWEAYKIHLKDYDLDTVAEVTQAPKGLIEQLAKDLATIKPAAIHMGEGINHWFHATEVNRATLLPLMLTGNIGQQGAGSFTWAGNYKSANFQAAPGVGAGLGVWVAEDPFHPTLDSKTPGKDVQVKNYALEEGASYWAHGDHPLIVETPKFGRKMFTGKTHMPSPTKGMWFTNVNHINNSKWAYQVIKNVLPTCNMIAVTDVELNGTIEYADIAFPASWWAEIENYEVTSSCSNPFLQIWKGSLKPPLNTKDDVQILAGVAKRLGEILGDRRFEDYWKFVHQKKTEVYIQRLLDASMTLHGYRFDDIITGKYGEPGAALMLYRTYPRIPFWEQVHEDKPFFTDTGRLNSYCDIPEAIEYGENFIVHREGPEATPYLPNAILSTNPLVRPEDYGIPPDDMEAEARHVRNIKMSWQQLKGTENPLWRQGFQFYCVTPKTRHTVHSQWSNVTWNRVWASNFADQLREDKRQPDAADHQVHINPQAAKDLGINDGDYVYVDANPADRPYIGWKPDDPFYKVARLMLRAKYNPAYPYHVIMIKHGTWIATEKTVKAHETRPDGRALSETGYQANFRYGSQQSITREWAMPMHQTDTLFHKARLGQRFLFGGEADNHMINTVPKETLVRVVKAEDGGLGGKGKWEGATTGHTPGDENREMQIYLAGRFIKNG
- a CDS encoding 4Fe-4S dicluster domain-containing protein; amino-acid sequence: MAKVYNWQIGREMDYPYDEIHPKRQFAAVFNTNRCIACQTCSMACKSTWTFSKGQEYMWWNNVETKPYGGYPRNWDLKILSLLAKADPTGEKTIFEAAPSGERVLGYLPDDQEWKAPNLYEDTSTKYDSGSALGLSGKGVSLPEHKAWFFYLQRICNHCTYPACLAACPRKAIYKRPEDGIVLIDQERCRGYRKCMEACPYKKPMFNAETRVSEKCIACYPRIEGKDPLLKGRRMETRCMSACVGQIRLQGLVDINKDGSWTENQKSPLYYLIKKTKIALPLYPQFGTEPNIYYIPPRWVPKSYLHQMFGQGVDEAIDRYLAPDRELLAVLQLFRRSQEIIFRYEIEEGPKVFETTVHGKPFSLYNDTIIAFAEDGKEIFRTTVEEPVHIRPKERTNAV